In Gossypium raimondii isolate GPD5lz chromosome 12, ASM2569854v1, whole genome shotgun sequence, a single window of DNA contains:
- the LOC105764135 gene encoding F-box/LRR-repeat protein 4, with protein MADAVAPPVCINDTLTDDELRSILSRLESDKDKEVFGLVCKRWLHLQSTERKKLSARAGSHMLSRMAARFTRVLELDLSQSVSRSFYPGVTDSDLAVIAEGFKCLKVLKLQNCKAITDRGLALIGGGLPSLQSLDASYCRKLTDKGLSAVADGCHDLRSLHLAGCRFVTDGLLFSLSRNCKNLVELGLQGCTNISDSGLADLVNGCQHIRFLDINKCSSVGDVGISKVAEVCSSSLKTLKLLDCYKVGDESIFSVSKFCKNLETLIIGGCRDVSDESIKSLAAACKNSLKNLRMDWCLNISDSSLSCILTQCKNLEALDIGCCEEVTDAAFEDLRNGEIEFSLKVLKISNCPKITVSGINMLLNQCNSLEYLDVRSCPHVTKAGCDEAGLVFPEYCKVNFTGSLSEPDVLV; from the exons ATGGCCGATGCTGTTGCGCCCCCGGTTTGCATAAACGACACATTGACGGACGACGAGTTGAGATCGATACTGTCAAGGCTGGAAAGTGATAAGGACAAGGAAGTGTTTGGTCTGGTCTGCAAGAGATGGCTGCATCTGCAGAGTACCGAGAGGAAGAAGCTCTCCGCTCGTGCGGGATCGCACATGCTCAGCAGGATGGCTGCCAGGTTCACACGCGTGCTGGAGTTGGACCTCTCTCAGTCCGTTTCCAGGTCTTTCTATCCTGGGGTTACTGACTCTGATCTTGCCGTTATCGCTGAAGGTTTCAAGTGCTTGAAGGTCCTCAAGTTGCAAAATTGTAAAG CTATTACAGATAGAGGATTGGCTTTGATTGGTGGGGGTCTTCCTTCCCTACAATCTTTGGATGCATCATATTGCCGAAAGTTGACAGACAAGGGATTGTCAGCTGTTGCTGACGGTTGCCATGACCTGAGGAGCCTGCATCTTGCAGGCTGCAGATTTGTCACTGATGGATTGTTGTTTTCTCTCTCTAGGAATTGTAAGAATCTAGTGGAGTTAGGCTTGCAGGGATGCACCAACATAAGTGACTCTGGACTAGCAGATCTTGTAAATGGTTGTCAACACATTAGGTTTTTAGACATTAATAAGTGCAGCAGTGTTGGAGATGTTGGGATTTCCAAGGTTGCTGAGGTTTGTTCATCTTCTCTGAAGACACTGAAGTTGTTGGACTGTTATAAAGTTGGGGATGAGTCAATATTCTCCGTATCTAAATTCTGCAAAAATCTTGAAACTCTTATAATCGGTGGTTGCCGGGATGTGTCTGATGAGTCTATAAAGTCATTAGCTGCTGCATGTAAAAATAGTCTTAAGAATTTGCGGATGGATTGGTGCTTAAACATTTCTGACTCTTCGTTGAGCTGCATTCTTACACAGTGCAAGAACTTAGAGGCGCTCGATATTGGATGCTGCGAGGAGGTTACAGATGCTGCTTTTGAGGATTTAAGAAATGGGGAAATTGAGTTCAGCTTGAAGGTTTTGAAAATCAGTAACTGTCCAAAGATTACTGTTTCAGGAATCAATATGCTTTTGAATCAATGCAATTCTTTGGAATACCTTGATGTGAGGTCCTGCCCTCATGTAACTAAGGCAGGTTGTGATGAAGCCGGATTAGTTTTCCCCGAGTATTGTAAAGTGAACTTCACCGGTAGCTTAAGTGAGCCAGATGTTCTTGTTTAA
- the LOC105764136 gene encoding putative GEM-like protein 8 gives MKMKNQLLEQVIGVPMKSIVYRVERTPRRYLPDAEGSATFRTSKGNFVLKRMNKLGKKADSLAHGIREHVRLGPKISETVKGKLSLGARILQVGGVEKIFKQLFSVKEGEKLLKACQCYLFTTSGPIAGLLFISSAKVAFCSDRSIKIPSSNGDFVRVHYKVLIPLEKIKGVNESENMKKPSQKYMEIVTVDDFDFWFMGFLNYQKAFKFLQQAVVSQRVEDEQVTF, from the exons ATGAAGATGAAGAACCAGCTACTAGAACAAGTTATTGGAGTTCCAATGAAATCAATCGTATATCGAGTTGAGAGAACCCCGAGACGATACTTACCTGATGCTGAAGGGTCTGCAACGTTCAGGACAA GCAAAGGGAATTTTGTACTTAAAAGAATGAACAAGCTAGGGAAGAAAGCTGATAGTTTAGCACATGGAATCCGAGAACATG TGAGACTGGGGCCCAAGATCAGTGAAACTGTGAAGGGAAAATTGAGTTTGGGGGCAAGAATTCTTCAAGTAGGAGGGGTggagaaaattttcaaacaattattTAGTGTGAAAGAAGGAGAGAAGCTGTTGAAGGCTTGCCAATGCTATTTATTCACAACGTCAGGTCCTATAGCAGGCCTTCTTTTCATCTCCTCTGCAAAGGTCGCCTTTTGTAGCGATAGATCCATCAAAATCCCTTCTTCGAATGGAGATTTTGTCAGAGTACATTACAAG gttttgattCCACTTGAGAAAATCAAGGGAGTTAATGAGAGTGAAAACATGAAGAAACCATCTCAGAAGTACATGGAAATTGTGACagttgatgattttgatttcTGGTTTATGGGTTTCTTGAATTATCAGAAAGCTTTCAAGTTTCTGCAACAGGCAGTAGTATCCCAAAGAGTAGAGGATGAACAAGTCACTTTCTAG
- the LOC105764137 gene encoding uncharacterized protein LOC105764137, which yields MAAFPFPYTFSLTKPSISKSLTTRHHVKLLVLPTTWKNTSKTCSCSAQNTRCAPSNSPLWTVTDIAQAVGGRIVKWGPPGTISIDTRTIEPGQWFFAITGENVDAHDFITLDLSKSGCVGVIGNRVCENWEMGFVQVDGDTVSSLLKMAAFARNRFVGKVVAVTGSVGKTSTKAMIALALESLGSKVYHSYEHWNNTFGVSLSLITIPRDAGIAVLEMGMNRKGKLLELTRLGRPDIRVILKVATAHLENLVSLEGVAMAKGEMFQEAKPGDICVANADDPFVKSIPVPQGARRVLFGRSLESDVRLVAAERVGSGGGVGVQVVLQKNMEMVEFVIPTLGLHMAVNACAAAAVATSMGVPLSQVGRSLSRYIPVSMRSEFVVAKSGIKIVNDAFNANPVSVKAGTDTLKNIDCDGKRVAILGDMFELGTHEIEYHEEVLNYCLDACIDVVAIAGQRFHLAADNMNLMKKMKAVRAVETENLIPKILNCLNMNDVVLVKGGCQMQMVKVVDAIKAMPRFTQPSCSGSEN from the exons ATGGCTGCCTTTCCATTTCCCTACACTTTCTCTCTCACAAAACCTTCCATTTCAAAGTCCTTAACTACCCGTCACCATGTAAAGCTTCTAGTTTTACCTACGACCTGGAAAAACACCTCAAAAACTTGCAGCTGCAGTGCCCAAAATACCCGCTGTGCTCCTTCAAATTCCCCACTTTGGACTGTCACCGACATAGCCCAAGCTGTCGGTGGCAGGATTGTAAAATGGGGTCCTCCAGGAACCATTTCAATTGATACCAGAACCATAGAACCCGGCCAATGGTTCTTCGCCATTACCGGGGAAAATGTTGATGCCCATGATTTTATAACCCTTGATTTATCGAAAAGTGGATGCGTCGGGGTAATTGGAAACCGTGTTTGCGAGAATTGGGAAATGGGTTTCGTCCAGGTTGATGGCGACACTGTTAGTTCATTGCTGAAGATGGCAGCATTTGCAAGGAACAGGTTTGTCGGTAAAGTGGTAGCAGTTACGGGAAGTGTTGGGAAAACTAGCACAAAAGCTATGATAGCTTTGGCGCTTGAGAGTTTAGGGAGTAAAGTTTATCATAGTTATGAGCACTGGAATAATACATTCGGGGTTTCTCTCTCATTGATAACGATTCCTAGGGATGCAGGGATAGCAGTTTTGGAGATGGGAATGAATCGGAAAGGAAAGTTATTGGAATTGACACGGCTAGGGAGGCCTGATATTAGAGTGATTCTTAAAGTGGCCACTGCTCATTTGGAGAATCTTGTAAGCTTGGAGGGAGTTGCAATGGCTAAAGGGGAGATGTTCCAAGAAGCAAAGCCAGGAGATATATGTGTAGCCAATGCTGATGATCCTTTTGTCAAGAGCATTCCAGTTCCACAAGGAGCTAGAAGG GTGCTTTTTGGTCGGAGTTTGGAGTCTGATGTTCGGTTGGTAGCAGCAGAAAGGGTAGGCAGTGGTGGCGGTGTTGGAGTTCAAGTTGTCTTACAGAAAAACATGGAGAt GGTGGAGTTTGTGATTCCGACTTTGGGTCTGCATATGGCTGTCAATGCATGTGCAGCAGCAGCAGTTGCAACTTCTATGGGTGTTCCTCTTTCTCAAGTTGGAAGATCCTTATCTCGATACATTCCTGTTAGTATGAGGTCCGAGTTTGTTGTAGCTAAAAGTGGCATTAAGATAGTGAATGACGCTTTCAATGCCAATCCCGTTAGCGTCAAAGCCGGCACCGACACGTTGAAAAACATCGATTGTGATGGAAAAAGAGTTGCTATTCTTGGGGACATGTTTGAACTAGGTACTCATGAGATAGAGTATCATGAGGAGGTATTAAACTATTGTCTTGATGCCTGTATTGATGTAGTTGCCATTGCTGGGCAGAGGTTTCATTTAGCAGctgataatatgaatttaatgaagaagatgaaggctGTACGTGCTGTTGAAACAGAAAATCTTATTCCTAAAATCTTGAACTGTTTGAATATGAATGATGTAGTCCTCGTGAAGGGTGGGTGTCAGATGCAAATGGTGAAAGTTGTGGATGCAATTAAGGCAATGCCGAGATTCACTCAACCTTCATGTTCGGGTTCGGAGAATTGA